In Alloyangia pacifica, the following proteins share a genomic window:
- the yihA gene encoding ribosome biogenesis GTP-binding protein YihA/YsxC — protein MTTPLPFPIAEEPDDATREAARKAFAGDVQFLKGVVAMDGLPPDDRPEVCFAGRSNVGKSSLINALTGRKGIARASNTPGRTQEINFFTLNESHYLVDLPGYGFANAPVAVVEKWQRLLKQYLSGRVSLRRAFVLIDARHGVKAVDEEIMDLLDKSAVTFQAVLTKTDKLKANDLDKILTQVREKLSKHPAAYPEIVLTSSEKGDGIPTLRAIIAGLS, from the coding sequence GTGACGACCCCCCTTCCCTTTCCCATCGCCGAAGAGCCTGATGACGCGACCCGCGAGGCGGCGCGCAAGGCCTTTGCCGGCGACGTCCAATTCCTCAAGGGCGTGGTCGCCATGGACGGGCTGCCGCCCGACGACCGCCCCGAGGTCTGCTTTGCCGGGCGCTCCAATGTCGGCAAGTCGAGCCTGATCAACGCGTTGACCGGACGCAAGGGGATCGCCCGCGCGTCGAACACGCCGGGCCGGACGCAGGAGATCAACTTCTTCACGCTGAACGAGAGCCACTATCTCGTCGACCTTCCGGGCTACGGCTTTGCCAACGCACCCGTCGCGGTGGTCGAGAAATGGCAGCGTCTGCTCAAGCAGTATCTCTCGGGTCGCGTCTCTCTGCGCCGCGCCTTCGTGCTGATCGACGCCCGTCACGGGGTGAAGGCCGTGGACGAAGAGATCATGGACCTTCTCGACAAGTCCGCCGTGACCTTCCAGGCGGTGCTGACCAAGACCGACAAGCTCAAGGCCAATGACCTCGACAAGATCCTGACGCAGGTGCGCGAAAAGCTCTCGAAGCACCCCGCGGCCTATCCCGAGATCGTGCTCACCAGCTCGGAAAAGGGCGACGGCATTCCCACTTTGAGGGCAATCATCGCCGGCCTTTCCTGA
- the argB gene encoding acetylglutamate kinase: MKKQTMNRDWIATARTLNEALPYLQRYTGAIVVVKFGGNAMGDTDAMAEFARDIVLMRQVGVNPVVVHGGGPMINDMLAKLNIQSEFKRGKRVTDQATVEVVEMVLTGLVNKRIVQAIMDEGGRAVGLSGKDDDLIVCEADDPELGFVGRPVECNVQVLHDLFAAGIIPVVAPVATGMDYLETFNVNGDTAAGALAAALKADRLLLLTDVSGVKNKAGDVVTQMTPEDVRAMTADGTIAGGMIPKTETALKAVEEGVRAVVILDGRVPNACLLELFTEHGAGSLIRRADLEPARPRS; the protein is encoded by the coding sequence ATGAAGAAGCAGACGATGAACCGAGACTGGATCGCCACCGCCCGCACCCTGAACGAAGCCCTGCCCTACCTGCAGCGCTACACGGGCGCGATCGTGGTGGTGAAATTCGGCGGCAATGCCATGGGCGATACCGACGCCATGGCCGAATTTGCCCGGGACATCGTGCTGATGCGTCAGGTCGGCGTGAACCCGGTCGTCGTGCATGGCGGCGGCCCGATGATCAACGACATGCTTGCTAAGCTGAACATCCAGTCCGAGTTCAAGCGCGGCAAACGGGTCACCGATCAGGCCACCGTCGAGGTGGTCGAGATGGTGCTGACCGGCCTCGTGAACAAGCGCATCGTTCAGGCCATCATGGACGAAGGAGGCCGCGCAGTTGGACTCTCGGGAAAGGACGATGATCTCATCGTCTGCGAGGCGGACGATCCGGAGCTGGGCTTCGTCGGCCGCCCCGTCGAGTGCAACGTGCAGGTGCTGCACGACCTCTTCGCCGCCGGGATCATCCCCGTGGTCGCCCCTGTCGCCACCGGCATGGACTACCTCGAGACCTTCAACGTCAACGGCGACACCGCCGCCGGCGCGCTCGCCGCGGCGCTGAAGGCCGATCGCCTGCTGCTGCTGACCGACGTGTCGGGCGTCAAGAACAAGGCCGGCGACGTTGTCACCCAGATGACCCCCGAAGACGTCCGCGCCATGACCGCGGACGGCACCATCGCCGGCGGCATGATCCCCAAGACCGAGACCGCGCTGAAGGCGGTCGAGGAAGGCGTGCGCGCGGTGGTCATCCTCGACGGACGCGTGCCCAATGCCTGCCTGCTCGAGCTTTTCACAGAGCATGGCGCGGGGTCGCTGATCCGCCGTGCCGATCTGGAACCCGCGCGCCCACGCAGCTGA
- a CDS encoding SixA phosphatase family protein translates to MKRLILMRHAKSDWSVGMPDHARPLNPRGRKSAEALGVWLRAQEILPDQVLCSSAARTCETLDLLHLGEVATRFEDRLYLAEPATLLKSLQAAKGSTVLMLAHNPGIGDFARGLVARAPWHPKFGTYPTGATLVANFEIGEWSDARMGGALCHAFIVPRELLS, encoded by the coding sequence ATGAAACGTCTCATCCTCATGCGCCACGCGAAATCCGATTGGTCGGTCGGCATGCCCGATCATGCGCGACCGCTCAACCCGCGCGGGCGCAAGAGCGCAGAGGCGCTCGGGGTCTGGCTCCGGGCGCAGGAGATCCTGCCCGATCAGGTGCTCTGCTCGTCAGCCGCGCGCACCTGCGAGACCCTGGACCTGCTACACCTCGGAGAAGTTGCGACCCGGTTCGAGGACCGGCTCTACCTCGCAGAGCCGGCAACACTGCTGAAGAGCCTGCAGGCCGCGAAGGGCAGTACCGTTCTTATGCTCGCGCACAATCCGGGAATCGGCGATTTCGCGCGGGGACTCGTTGCGCGCGCTCCCTGGCACCCGAAATTCGGCACCTACCCCACCGGGGCCACGCTGGTCGCGAATTTCGAGATAGGAGAGTGGTCGGATGCGCGCATGGGCGGCGCCCTCTGCCATGCGTTCATCGTGCCGCGCGAATTGCTGTCCTGA
- a CDS encoding amino acid ABC transporter ATP-binding protein codes for MSELATREVDRSQMKVSDEVAIQITNMNKWYGTFHVLRDIDLTVYRGERIVIAGPSGSGKSTMIRCINRLEEHQSGSIVVDGIELSSDLKNIDKIRSEVGMCFQHFNLFPHLTILENCTLAPIWVRKIPKKQAEETAMHFLEKVKIPEQANKYPGQLSGGQQQRVAIARSLCMKPRIMLFDEPTSALDPEMIKEVLDTMVELAEEGMTMLCVTHEMGFARQVANRVIFMDAGQIVEQNEPEEFFNNPQHERTKLFLSQILGH; via the coding sequence ATGTCTGAACTTGCAACACGCGAAGTCGATCGCAGCCAGATGAAGGTCTCCGACGAGGTGGCCATCCAGATCACGAACATGAACAAGTGGTACGGGACCTTCCACGTGCTCCGCGACATCGATCTGACTGTCTATCGCGGCGAGCGGATCGTCATCGCCGGGCCTTCGGGGTCGGGCAAGTCGACGATGATCCGCTGCATCAACCGCCTGGAGGAGCACCAGTCGGGCAGCATCGTTGTCGACGGCATCGAGCTGAGCTCGGATCTGAAGAATATCGACAAGATCCGCTCCGAGGTCGGCATGTGCTTCCAGCACTTCAACCTCTTCCCGCACCTGACAATCCTCGAGAATTGCACGCTCGCGCCAATCTGGGTTCGCAAGATTCCCAAGAAGCAAGCGGAAGAGACCGCGATGCATTTCCTCGAGAAGGTGAAGATCCCCGAGCAGGCCAACAAGTACCCCGGCCAGCTGTCGGGCGGCCAGCAGCAGCGCGTGGCGATCGCCCGCTCGCTGTGCATGAAGCCGCGCATCATGCTCTTTGACGAGCCCACATCGGCGCTCGACCCCGAGATGATCAAGGAAGTGCTCGATACGATGGTCGAACTGGCCGAAGAGGGGATGACCATGCTCTGTGTCACGCACGAAATGGGATTCGCCCGGCAGGTCGCGAATCGGGTCATCTTTATGGATGCCGGACAGATCGTGGAGCAGAATGAGCCGGAGGAATTCTTTAATAATCCGCAGCACGAGCGGACGAAACTCTTCCTAAGCCAAATTCTCGGGCACTAA
- a CDS encoding amino acid ABC transporter permease, with protein sequence MSDTHAQTVPFVRDTMLDQQDPPLTQIGAVKWIRENLFSSWLNILLTLLSLWVIYAALSHLLPWALRGIWDASNLSECRALAAERYGADASVACWAVLAERWPQLVFGFFPKELYWRPILAFLLFLAAVAPVLFSSVPRKILWVTALAPFLLFWLIWGGSLWGPIAAVLGFVISWAIMTYAAPKIGALLSVILAIVVPVVYWLFVCGPLADALASVVPLALQPVATQKMGGFLLATIIGVSGIVLSLPLGILLALGRQSDMFIINKFSVAFIEIIRGVPLIVWLFTASLLLNYFLPPGTNFDLMLRVIIMVTLFSAAYIAEVVRGGLAALPKGQYEAADALGLDYWKSMRLIILPQALKISIPGIVNTFIGLFKDTTLVVFIGLLDPIGLSSSIRASTDWNGVYWELFVFIGLCFFIFCFSMGRYSLFLEKKLRREHR encoded by the coding sequence ATGAGCGATACCCACGCACAGACGGTCCCCTTTGTCCGCGACACCATGCTGGACCAGCAGGATCCACCGCTTACCCAGATCGGTGCGGTGAAGTGGATCCGCGAGAACCTCTTCTCGAGCTGGTTGAACATCCTGCTCACCCTGCTCTCGCTCTGGGTGATCTATGCCGCCCTGAGCCACCTTCTGCCCTGGGCGCTGCGGGGCATCTGGGATGCCTCCAACCTGTCCGAGTGCCGCGCGCTGGCGGCAGAGCGCTATGGCGCCGATGCCTCGGTTGCCTGCTGGGCGGTGCTGGCAGAGCGCTGGCCGCAGCTTGTCTTCGGCTTCTTCCCCAAGGAGCTCTACTGGCGCCCGATCCTGGCCTTCCTCCTCTTTCTTGCCGCGGTCGCCCCGGTGCTGTTCAGCTCGGTGCCGCGCAAGATACTCTGGGTTACGGCACTCGCGCCCTTCTTGCTCTTTTGGCTGATCTGGGGCGGCTCGCTCTGGGGGCCGATCGCGGCGGTCCTCGGCTTCGTCATCAGCTGGGCGATCATGACCTATGCCGCGCCGAAGATCGGCGCGCTGCTGTCGGTTATCCTGGCGATCGTCGTGCCGGTGGTCTACTGGCTGTTCGTTTGCGGCCCGCTCGCCGACGCGCTGGCCTCGGTTGTGCCGCTGGCGTTGCAGCCCGTGGCGACCCAGAAGATGGGCGGCTTCCTTCTGGCCACGATCATCGGCGTGTCGGGCATCGTCCTGTCGCTGCCGCTGGGTATCCTCCTGGCGCTGGGGCGGCAGTCGGACATGTTCATCATCAACAAGTTCTCGGTTGCCTTCATCGAGATCATCCGCGGCGTGCCGCTGATCGTCTGGCTGTTCACCGCGTCCCTGCTGCTGAACTACTTCCTGCCGCCGGGCACCAACTTCGACCTGATGCTGCGCGTCATCATCATGGTGACCCTCTTCTCGGCGGCCTATATCGCCGAGGTGGTAAGGGGCGGTCTTGCCGCCCTGCCAAAGGGCCAATACGAGGCCGCCGACGCGCTGGGGCTGGACTACTGGAAGTCGATGCGGCTGATCATCCTGCCGCAGGCGCTGAAGATTTCGATCCCGGGGATCGTGAACACCTTCATCGGCCTTTTCAAGGATACGACGCTGGTCGTTTTCATCGGCCTTCTCGATCCCATTGGCCTGTCCAGCTCGATCCGGGCAAGCACCGATTGGAACGGCGTTTACTGGGAACTCTTCGTCTTTATCGGCCTGTGCTTTTTCATCTTCTGCTTCAGCATGGGCCGCTATTCGCTCTTCCTCGAGAAAAAGCTCCGTAGAGAGCACCGCTAA